AAAACCTATTGATACTGAATTAATAGTTAAATCTGCTGAAGAAACAGGAGTATTAATTACTGCTGAAGAACATAGTGTAATAGGCGGATTAGGTTCTGCTGTATGCGAAGTTGTATCAGAAAATCACCCAGTTCCAGTAATGAGAGTTGGAGTAAAAGATACATTCGGTGAAAGTGGTAAGCCAGCTGAATTATTAAAAGCATATGGATTAACAGCAGAAGATATAGTTAAAGCTGTTAAAAAAGGAATATCACTTAAATAGTAAGTTTTAATAAGAAGAGAGGGAGGTTTAACTCCTTCTCTTTTTTTAAATAAAGCGATAAAGTAAAAAAATAAGGATAATAATAAATGATTTGAGGAAAAATATTTATATGAAAATGGGGGTTATTTAATTATGAGGAATAAGTTAAATGATACTGTAAAGGATTATATAGTAATAACACTAGGCTTTATAATAATAGCTATATCTATAAAGTTTTTTTTAGCACCTAATAAAATAGCCAATGGAGGAATTACTGGAGTTGCAATTATAATAAATTATTTTATTCCAAAATTAAGCGTTGGATTATTAATGGTTATATTAAATGGTGTCTTATTTGTGTTGGCCTTTTCAGTTATAGATGGCACATTTGGTGCAAGAACAGTTTATGCTTCAATGGGATTATCAGTGTTACTTACTATTTTAGATAAGTTTATACCACCTACAGTTGCAGCAACTCATGATCTTCTTTTAGCTACATTGTTTGGAACAGTAATAATAGGTATTGGAATGGGAATTGTATTCAACAGAAATGCATCAACAGGCGGTACAGATATTTTCGCTAAAATGTTAACTAAATTTAAAAATTTAGATATAGGTAAGGCACTTTTAATTGTAGATCTTATAATAGCAGTTATTTCTGGATTTACTTTTTCAGCTGAAATTGGAATGTATGGAATATTATCTGTAATATTAATGGGAGTAATAATAGATTTTGTTATTGAAGGATTAAATGCATGTAAATCAATAATTGTTATAACATCAAAAAATGATGAGGTAAATAAATTTATAATTGAAGAACTTAATAGAGGATGCACAATGATACAGGGAAAAGGTGCATACAGTGGACAAAATAAGGAAATATTGTACACTGTTCTAGATAGAAAACAATTTATAACTTTAAAAACTTATATAAAGGAAATTGATCCTAAAGCCTTTATAATCGTAAGTGAAGCACGTGAAGTATTAGGTGAAGGATTTAAGAATATATTTGAATAATAAAATTTAATAATATGTTAATTAAATATCCACTAGTTTATGTTATAATATTAAATGAATGTGGTATATAATACAAACTAGAATAGGAGTTATATTATGATAGAGTTTAAGAATACAACTAAAATATATGACAATAATATTTTTGCACTTTCTAATATTAATTTAGATATTGACAGAGGGGAATTTGTTTTCCTTGTAGGTCCAAGTGGTGCTGGAAAGTCCACATTTATAAAATTACTTTATAAAGAAGTTGAGCCTACAACAGGAAGATTAATTGTTAATGGACAAGACGTAACTAAGATTCCAAGAAAACAAGTACCTTATTATAGAAGAAAAATAGGTATGGTGTTCCAAGATTTTAGACTAATACCTACTTTAAATGTTTATGAAAATGTTGCTTTTGCAATGAGAGTTGTAGAAACACCATACAGAGAAATTAAAAAGAGAGTACCAATAGTACTATCTATGGTTGGATTATCACATAAGTTCAAATGTTTCCCACATGAATTATCAGGAGGAGAACAACAAAGAGCTGCTCTTGCAAGAGCAATAGTAAATAATCCAGCTATACTAATTGCGGACGAGCCTACTGGTAACCTAGATCCAGATACATCTGGTGAAATTGTAAAAATACTAAATGATATAAACCATGCTGGAACAACTATTCTTATGGCAACTCATGACAAAGGAATAGTAGATAGCATGAAGAAAAGGGTTATTGCAATAGAAAAAGGTATAATAGTAAGAGATGAACAAAGGGGGAAATACGGATATGAAGATTAGTACTATAAAGTATTTTTCCATGGACTCCTTAATAAGTTTAAGAAGAAATAAAACATTAAGTATAGCATCAATAATCACTGTTTCATTAACATTATTTTTGTTTGGAATATTTTTAATAACTATGCTTAATGCTAATCAACTTTTAAAAAATTTAGAATCTAAATTAGAGGTTTCTGTATTTTTAAAAGATAATGTTGCTGTAGCTGAAAAGCAAAAAGTAGCAAGTACATTAAAAAACATAAAAGGTGTATCAGGAATTAAATACATAACTAAAACAGAAGCATTAGAAAAATGGAAAAATCAATTAGGTGAAGAAAATAAAGATTTAGTAAAAGGATTTGATAAGAAAAATCCACTTCCAGAATCTTTTATTGTAAAGGTAGACGATGCCTCAATAATTAAAGAGGTAGTAAATAAAACTAAAGATATTAAAACTGTAGAAAAAACAGTTGCAAATGAAGATTTAGTAAATCAAATTTCTAAAATAACAAGAGGAGTAAAATGGATAGGTGTTGTATCATTATTTATAATGATTCCTATTTGCTTGTTCCTTATAGGCAATACAATTAAATTAGCAGTTTATGCAAGAAAAAGAGAAATAAATATAATGAAATACGTTGGAGCTACTGATTGGTTTATAAGATGGCCATTTATCATAGAAGGAGTAATTATTGGAGTAATAGGTTCACTAATATCCAGTGGATGCTTGTACTATGTATATAGAGCTGTTTATCATAAACTTACAGGTATAATAATGTTATTAAATATACTAACTCCTAGATATTTTGCTATGAATATTGTTTGGGTATTCATATTATCAGGAATTATAATTGGTGGACTTGGAAGTATAATTTCAATTAGAAAATTCTTAGAAGTATAAACAAAGTGTTCATTAAATATTAAGGTTGACTATTTAGTCAGCCTTAATATTTATTAATTTTAATATAAAAAGGTATAAATACTATCATATTAACGTAAAAATATAACTAGTATATATACAAGAGGTGATAAATAATTGGGACAAAAGGATATAAAAGATAGTGATAAAATTTTAAATAACAAAAAAAGTAAACGAGGTTGGTTACTGATTGTAGTTCTTCTTTTAGTTTTAACCAATTTTGTTACTTATATTGTTGGTACTAGATTACCTGTAAAAGGTACTAGAAGAATAAGTGAAAAAACCTATGATGAAGTATCTAAATTTCAAAAGTTATTTATAGTAAAAAAGAATTTAGAAAGCTTTTATGATGGTACAATAGATGAAAAAGCTCTAGTTGATGGAGCGGTAAAAGGCATGACAGAAAGCCTAAAAGATCCTTATACAGTTTACATGAATGAAAAAGATTATAAAGAATTTTCAAACCAAACTGAAGGAAATTATGTGGGGCTTGGAATTCAGATAGGTGTAAAGGATGACAAGGTAGTTGTTATTGCTGTATTTGATGATTCACCAGCTAAAAAAGCAGGAGTATTACCAAAAGATATAATAGAAAAAGTAGATGGTGAAAGGGTTATTGCTAAGGAATACGATAAAGCAGTAAACAAGATGAAAGGTAAAAAGGGTACTTATGCTACTTTAACTTTAAGTAGAGAAGGGAAAGGTACTTTTGATTTAAAAGTAAAGAGAGATGAGATTATATTAACTTCATCTAAGGGAGAAATGATAAATGATAAAATAGGATATGTTCAAATAAGCGTTTTTGATGAACATACTTATGATCAATTTAGTAAAACTGTAAAGAACTTATCTAACAGTGGAATGAAGGGCATGATTTTAGATTTAAGACAAAATCCAGGTGGATGGTTAACTCAAGCAGTTGATATTACATCACAATTTGTTCCAAAGAATAAAGTTTTAGTATCTACAGAAGATAAATATAAAAATAAAGAAGAATACAAATCAAAGGGTGGAAATCTCATAGGAATGCCTCTTGTTGTTTTAATAGATGGAGGGACAGCTAGTGCTTCAGAAGTTTTCTCAGGAGCTATTAGAGACTATAAATTAGGAACCCTAATTGGAGAAAAAACCTTTGGAAAAGGAATAGTTCAGAGTGTTTTATATCAAAGAAAGTTAGGATTTGGTGATGGTACTGCACTTAAAGTTACTACATCAAAATATTATACTCCTAAAGGGGAAAACATACATCATAAGGGTATTAATCCTGATATAGAAGTAAAATATCCAGAGGAATTATTGAAAAAACCTTATGATAGAAAAAATGATCCACAACTAAAAAAAGCTATGGAAGTAATAAGTGAAAAAGTAAAATAAACAAAAAGGAGAGGAGAAATAATTTTTCATGAATGTTGTAATAAGTACATTAAAATCTGTAGCATATGCTATGGTTACATCTCCTTATGTGTTTGTGTTATTAATGTTTATAGTTGTATATTATAACTATAATAAGAAAATAGTATCTATTCAAAAGATGATTATTGGAGAAAAACTTAATTCTACATTAGAACTTACAGTATCACAGATAGTTTTAGGAATAATAGGTGGTGCTGTTGGAAGTATAATGCTCAGTTATTTAGGAGTTTCATTTGATGAAAATACATCTATAGAATTAATATTTTTTCTATCCATATTACTAATGTTTATAAAACCTAAATATATATGTTTTTCATATTCGGGAGCAGTATTAGGTTTTATAAGTATATTGCTTGAAATGATGCATAAAATGTATGGTGTTACAATTCCTCAACTTAGATTTTTAAGTATAGATGTTGTGGCACTTATGACACTAGTAGCTGTTATGCATTTTGTAGAAGGAATTTTAGTAATGATAGATGGAAGTAGAGGTTCTATACCTATATTTACAAAGAAGAACGGAGAAATTATAGGGGGATTTGCCCTAAAAAGATATTGGGTTATGCCAATCATTATAGCATTATTAGTAAATTGTAATGGGTACTCATTAAATGAAATAATATCTATAGGAAGCTGGAAAACATTTTTAAATCCAACTACACCATTAAGTATCATAGAAAATGTTGCAATATTATTAATGCCTTTTTATGGAGTTGTGGGATATAGTACAGTTACCTTTACAAAAACTAAGAGGGAAAAGTCAATTACATCTGGACTTATGATAATGATTTATAGCATAGTTTTATTTATATTTGCTAGACTTGCAATTTTAAATATATTCTTTGAGCTATTCGTAGTTATATTTGCCCCTGTTGCTCATGAAGCTATGATGTATATACAAAGACGTTCAGAGGTTAAAAAGGATCCAAAGTATATTAGCAATGAAAGTGGAATGATGATTTTAGAAGTTGCGCCTAATTCACCAGCATATGATATGGGAATTAGAAGTGGAGACATATTGTTAGAAGTTAACGATAAAAGAGTGTTTAAAGAAGATGATATAGTGAATATGATTAAAGGAGCTTCTAATATAGCTTGGTTTAAGGTTAAACGTACAGCGGGATATTTAGAGGAAATAAGATATAAAAATATTAACAATTCAAAACATCTTGGAATTGTATTTGTTCCTATGAATGTTCCAAAGGAAAAGATGGTTTTAAGAGTAGATGAAAATAAATTCAGTGAAATATTAAATAAAATGAAGTCCAAAGACAAATAAAATAGGTTTAGGGGGTTTTCTCCTTAAACCTATTTTTTATAATGGTATAATAATGTAAAAAACTATGAAATTTAATTGACATATATAAGCACAAAGTATAAAATTTATTTAATGAACAAATGTTCTTAGGAGATGAAAATATGAATCAATTTAAAATACATTCCCCATACAAGCCTACGGGAGATCAACCTAGGGCTATTAAAAGTATATCAGAGGGTATACTAAAAGGAGAGAAGTTTCAAACATTATTAGGTGTAACTGGTTCTGGTAAAACATTTACTATGGCAAACATAATAGAAAAAGTACAAAAGCCAACATTGGTTTTAGCTCATAATAAAACATTGGCGGCACAATTGACATCAGAATTTAGAGAGTTTTTTCCGGAGAATTGTGTGGAGTATTTTGTATCTTATTATGATTATTATCAACCAGAAGCATATGTTCCTCAAACTGATACTTTTATTGAAAAGGATGCATCTATAAATGATGAAATTGATAAACTTAGACACTCAGCTACATCTGCTTTATTTGAAAGAAATGATGTAATTGTTGTAGCATCAGTTTCCTGTATTTATGGACTTGGTAATCCAGAAGAGTATAAAAAATTAACTGTATCTTTAAGAGAAGGCATGGAAAAAGATAGAGACGAAATAATGAGACAACTAGTTGATATACAGTATGAAAGAAATGAAATTAATTTTGTCCGTGGAACATTTAGAGCAAGGGGAGATGTTCTGGATATATTTCCAGCGTCATCAACTAATATAGGTATAAGAGTTGAATTTTTTGGTGATGAAATAGATAAAATAAGAGAGTTTGATGTTTTAACAGGAAATATTATAAGTGCAAGAAAACATGCTCTTATATTCCCGGCATCACACTTTGCTACATCTAAAGACAAACTAGAAATTGCAATAAAGAAAATAGAAGAAGAATTAGAAGATAGGGTTAAAGTTCTTACAGCAGAAGATAAATTATTAGAGGCTCAAAGGGTAAGACAAAGAACTAATTTTGACATAGAGATGATGAGAGAAGTTGGGTATTGCAGTGGAATCGAGAACTATTCTAGGGTATTAGATGGAAGAGCTCCTGGTACACCACCTAAAACATTAATGGATTATTTTCCTGATGATTTTCTTTTATTTATAGATGAAAGTCATGTAACCTTACCTCAAGTTAAGGCTATGTATGGTGGAGATAGATCTAGAAAAAATAATTTAGTTGAATATGGTTTTAGACTTCCATGTGCATACGATAATAGACCTTTGAAGTTTGATGAATTTGAAGGTAAATTAAATCAAACTGTATTTGTAAGTGCTACACCAGCTCAGTATGAACTTGAACATTCCACTAATGTAGCAGAACAAATAATTAGACCTACTGGACTTTTAGATCCGGAAATTATAGTAAAACCTATAAAAGGTCAAATTGATGATTTATATGCTAGCATTAAGGAAACTATAGATAAAGGCTTTAGAGTGCTTGTTACTACACTAACTAAAAAGATGTCAGAGGACTTAACTGATTATCTAAAAAGCATGGGTATAAAAACAGAATATCTCCATTCAAGTATTGATACTATAAAAAGAATGGAAATAATAAGAGATTTAAGAAAAGGTAAATTTGATGTCTTAGTCGGAATTAATCTTTTAAGAGAAGGATTAGATATTCCAGAAGTTGCATTAGTTGCCATATTAGATGCAGATAAAGAAGGATTTTTAAGATCAGAAACATCTCTTGTGCAAACCATAGGAAGAGCTGCTAGAAACTCTGAAAGTAAAGTTATAATGTATGCAGATAATATAACTAAAGCAATGGATAAGGCTATTAGTGAAACAAACAGAAGAAGAAAAATTCAAATGGAATACAATGACAAACATGGAATAGTTCCGAGAACTGTATTGAAGGATATAAGAGATGTAATTCAAACTAAAGTTGCAGAAGATGAAGCAGAGTATAAGGTTAACAATAATACGGATAAATTAAGTAAGAAAGAAATAGAAAAACTTATAAATAAATACGAAGAAGAAATGAAAGTAGCTGCAAAAGAGCTTCAATTTGAAAGAGCAGCAGAACTTAGGGATGAAATATTAAAGCTTAAAGAGCAATTATAATGGAACAATAATAATAGATTTTTTGAAGCAAACATAGGAGAAGGGAGTGAAGTAAAAGTGAAAAACAAGATTTTTATTAAAAATGCAAAAGTTCATAATTTAAAAGGTGTTGATTTAGAAATACCAAGAGATAAGTTAGTTGTATTTACTGGGCTTTCAGGTTCGGGAAAATCTTCTTTAGCATTTGATACATTATATGCAGAAGGACAAAGAAGATATGTAGAATCTCTATCAGCTTATGCAAGACAATTTTTAGGGCAAATGGATAAACCAGATGTAGAATACATTGAAGGACTTTCTCCAGCAATATCAATAGATCAAAAGACTACTAGTAGAAATCCACGTTCTACAGTTGGAACAGTTACGGAAATATATGATTATTTAAGACTTTTATACGCTAGAGTTGGAACCCCTCATTGTCCAAAGTGTGGTAGAGAAATAGAAAAACAAAGTGTTGATACTATGGTAAATAAAATAATGGAGTTACCGGAAAGAACCAAATTGCAAATATTATCTCCAGTAATAAGTGGAAGAAAAGGACAGCATGTTAAGGTTTTAGAAAACATAAAGAAAAATGGATTTGTAAGAGCTAGAATAGATGGAGAGATATATGACCTTCAAGAAGAAGAAATAAATTTAGATAAAAACAAAAAGCATACCATAGAAGTTGTAGTAGATAGACTTATAATAAAAGAAGGAATAGAAACTAGACTTACTGATTCTGTAGAGACTGCATTAAGATTATCAGATGGACTTTTAATAGCAAATATAATTGGCGCAGAAGATATTTTATTTAGTGAAAAATTTGCTTGTCCTGAATGTGGAATAAGTATAGATGAATTAGCACCTAGAATGTTTTCTTTTAACTCTCCTTTTGGAAGGTGTGATAGATGTGATGGTATAGGAAGTCTTATGGAAATAGATGAAGATTTGCTTATACCAGATAGAAGTAAAAGTATTTTAGAGGGCGGAATAATATCACTTGGAGAAAGTGCTTTAAAAGAAGATGCTTGGACATATAGAATACTAGTATCTTTAAGTGAAAAGTTTAAGTTTGATTTAAATACTCCTATTGAAAAATTACCTGAGGATATACTATATAAAATTTTGTATGGATTACATGGAGAAAAAATAGAAGTTGATTATAAAAAAGATGGAGAATTAAATACATATAGTCATAAGTATGAAGGAATAATCAATAATTTAAGAAGACGATATATGGAAACTAATTCTGATTTTATAAAAAAACAAATAGAGCAGTATATGAGTGATAAAAACTGTCCAAAATGTCACGGTGCAAGATTAAAAGATGAAGTGTTAGCTGTAACTGTTGGAGATAAAAATATATATCAATTTAGCAATATGTCAATAAAAGATGAATTAACCTTTATAGAGGAATTAAAGCTTTCAGAAAAGAATACTATAATAGCAAGCCAAATATTAAAAGAAATAAAAAGTAGATTACAGTTTTTACGAGATGTAGGACTTGATTATCTAGACTTAAACAGAAAAGCAGGAACCCTATCAGGAGGCGAGTCTCAAAGAATAAGACTTGCAAGTCAAATAGGATCAGGGCTTGTTGGAGTTTTATATATATTAGATGAACCAAGCATAGGACTGCATCAAAGGGATAATGATAGACTTATTGCAACATTAAAGCATTTAAGAGATTTAGGAAATACTTTAGTTGTAGTAGAACATGACGAAGATACAATTAAGGCTGCTGATTACATTGTTGATATTGGACCAGGAGCAGGTGAACATGGTGGAGAAATAGTAGCTGCCGGAACATTAAAAGATATAAAAAATTGTTCTAAGTCTATAACTGGACAATATCTAAATTTAGAAAAACAAATTTATGTACCTAAGGAGAGAAGAAAATTCAATGGAAAATCTATAAAAATAATTGGAGCTAAGGAAAACAATTTAAAAAATATAAATGTAGAATTTCCACTAGGGGTATTAACATCTGTTACAGGAGTATCAGGTTCAGGAAAAAGTACTTTAGTTAACGAAATTTTATATAAAGGACTTAATAAAAAGATAAATAAATCTAAAGTAATACCAGGAAAGTATAAAGAGATAATAGGGGAAGAAAATATAGACAAAATAATAAATATAGATCAAAGTCCTATAGGAAGAACTCCAAGATCAAATCCAGCAACATATACAGGGGTTTTTGATGTAATAAGAGAACTATTTTCTAATACACCAGATGCAAGAATGAAGGGATATAAACCTGGAAGATTTAGTTTTAATGTAAAAGGTGGAAGATGTGAAGCTTGTCATGGAGATGGAATAATAAAAATAGAAATGCAATTTTTATCTGATGTATATGTTCCTTGTGAGGTTTGTAAAGGAAAAAGATATAATAGAGAAACTTTAGATATAAAATACAAGGGTAAGAACATAGATGAAGTATTAAATATGACTGTAGAAGAAGCCTTAAAGTTTTTTAGTAATATACCAAGAGCTAAAAACAAGCTTCAAACTCTTATAGATGTGGGGCTAGGATATGTAAAGCTTGGTCAACCATCTACTCAACTATCAGGAGGAGAAGCACAAAGGGTTAAACTTGCATCTGAACTATCTAAGAGAAGTACAGGAAAAACATTATATATATTAGATGAACCAACTACAGGATTACATACGGATGATGTAAACAGACTAATAAGTATAATTCAACGACTTGTTGATAACGGAAATAGTGTAGTTGTTATAGAACATAATTTAGATGTTATAAAGTGTTCCGACTATATAATTGATCTAGGACCAGAAGGTGGAGATAAGGGAGGAACCGTTATAGCAGAAGGGACACCGGAAAAAATAGCTGAAAATAATGCTTCCTATACAGGATATTATCTAAAAAAGATGTTATAATAAAAAATAATGATGTATAATAGACTAGCACTATTTTGATGCTAGTCTTGTAATATATTTTAAGTAAGTAGGTGATTATATGCCGTTAATAAGAATGATTTTTAAAGTCCTTATAATTGTTATAATATATATAATAATAGTTATGGCTTTACGAATTATGTATAAGGATATAAAAGGTGGAAACAAAAGGAAAAAAGTATCAAAGCATTTAGGATTTGAGGTAATGAGGGTAGGAGATGATAGTTCCAACTTAAAGGTTGGTTCTGTGATACCGATACACGCTAAACTTACCATAGGAAGAAAAGAAGACAATATGTTAGTTTTACATGATCAATATGTTTCGGGAAATCATGCAGTAGCTTTTGTAAAAAATGATACCTATTATATAAAAGACTTAAATAGTACAAATGGTACATTACTTAACAATAAGAAATTAGAAAAATCGAAAGCATTAAAAGTAGATGATGAGATTACTATTGGTGAGTATGTATTTAAAGTCATTGGTTAGAAAGATTGGTGAATAACTTTATGAATAGTATGCGTGATGAAAAGAAACTTTTAAGATTTACTTATATTTTTTGCTTGGTGTGTTTTGTCAACCTAGGTATTCTACGTTGGCCAAGAGAAAATTTTGATAAGAATGCAATAATTATTGGATTAATAGTTTGTGTACTTATAGCTTATGCTCACTTTGTAATTAGAAAATTTTTTCCCGATGGAGATAAGTATATACAGATTTTCGCAAGTATACTTACAGTAATAGGTATAGTGTTATTATA
This Clostridium novyi NT DNA region includes the following protein-coding sequences:
- the uvrB gene encoding excinuclease ABC subunit UvrB, with the translated sequence MNQFKIHSPYKPTGDQPRAIKSISEGILKGEKFQTLLGVTGSGKTFTMANIIEKVQKPTLVLAHNKTLAAQLTSEFREFFPENCVEYFVSYYDYYQPEAYVPQTDTFIEKDASINDEIDKLRHSATSALFERNDVIVVASVSCIYGLGNPEEYKKLTVSLREGMEKDRDEIMRQLVDIQYERNEINFVRGTFRARGDVLDIFPASSTNIGIRVEFFGDEIDKIREFDVLTGNIISARKHALIFPASHFATSKDKLEIAIKKIEEELEDRVKVLTAEDKLLEAQRVRQRTNFDIEMMREVGYCSGIENYSRVLDGRAPGTPPKTLMDYFPDDFLLFIDESHVTLPQVKAMYGGDRSRKNNLVEYGFRLPCAYDNRPLKFDEFEGKLNQTVFVSATPAQYELEHSTNVAEQIIRPTGLLDPEIIVKPIKGQIDDLYASIKETIDKGFRVLVTTLTKKMSEDLTDYLKSMGIKTEYLHSSIDTIKRMEIIRDLRKGKFDVLVGINLLREGLDIPEVALVAILDADKEGFLRSETSLVQTIGRAARNSESKVIMYADNITKAMDKAISETNRRRKIQMEYNDKHGIVPRTVLKDIRDVIQTKVAEDEAEYKVNNNTDKLSKKEIEKLINKYEEEMKVAAKELQFERAAELRDEILKLKEQL
- a CDS encoding PDZ domain-containing protein; translated protein: MNVVISTLKSVAYAMVTSPYVFVLLMFIVVYYNYNKKIVSIQKMIIGEKLNSTLELTVSQIVLGIIGGAVGSIMLSYLGVSFDENTSIELIFFLSILLMFIKPKYICFSYSGAVLGFISILLEMMHKMYGVTIPQLRFLSIDVVALMTLVAVMHFVEGILVMIDGSRGSIPIFTKKNGEIIGGFALKRYWVMPIIIALLVNCNGYSLNEIISIGSWKTFLNPTTPLSIIENVAILLMPFYGVVGYSTVTFTKTKREKSITSGLMIMIYSIVLFIFARLAILNIFFELFVVIFAPVAHEAMMYIQRRSEVKKDPKYISNESGMMILEVAPNSPAYDMGIRSGDILLEVNDKRVFKEDDIVNMIKGASNIAWFKVKRTAGYLEEIRYKNINNSKHLGIVFVPMNVPKEKMVLRVDENKFSEILNKMKSKDK
- a CDS encoding FHA domain-containing protein — encoded protein: MPLIRMIFKVLIIVIIYIIIVMALRIMYKDIKGGNKRKKVSKHLGFEVMRVGDDSSNLKVGSVIPIHAKLTIGRKEDNMLVLHDQYVSGNHAVAFVKNDTYYIKDLNSTNGTLLNNKKLEKSKALKVDDEITIGEYVFKVIG
- the uvrA gene encoding excinuclease ABC subunit UvrA, which codes for MKNKIFIKNAKVHNLKGVDLEIPRDKLVVFTGLSGSGKSSLAFDTLYAEGQRRYVESLSAYARQFLGQMDKPDVEYIEGLSPAISIDQKTTSRNPRSTVGTVTEIYDYLRLLYARVGTPHCPKCGREIEKQSVDTMVNKIMELPERTKLQILSPVISGRKGQHVKVLENIKKNGFVRARIDGEIYDLQEEEINLDKNKKHTIEVVVDRLIIKEGIETRLTDSVETALRLSDGLLIANIIGAEDILFSEKFACPECGISIDELAPRMFSFNSPFGRCDRCDGIGSLMEIDEDLLIPDRSKSILEGGIISLGESALKEDAWTYRILVSLSEKFKFDLNTPIEKLPEDILYKILYGLHGEKIEVDYKKDGELNTYSHKYEGIINNLRRRYMETNSDFIKKQIEQYMSDKNCPKCHGARLKDEVLAVTVGDKNIYQFSNMSIKDELTFIEELKLSEKNTIIASQILKEIKSRLQFLRDVGLDYLDLNRKAGTLSGGESQRIRLASQIGSGLVGVLYILDEPSIGLHQRDNDRLIATLKHLRDLGNTLVVVEHDEDTIKAADYIVDIGPGAGEHGGEIVAAGTLKDIKNCSKSITGQYLNLEKQIYVPKERRKFNGKSIKIIGAKENNLKNINVEFPLGVLTSVTGVSGSGKSTLVNEILYKGLNKKINKSKVIPGKYKEIIGEENIDKIINIDQSPIGRTPRSNPATYTGVFDVIRELFSNTPDARMKGYKPGRFSFNVKGGRCEACHGDGIIKIEMQFLSDVYVPCEVCKGKRYNRETLDIKYKGKNIDEVLNMTVEEALKFFSNIPRAKNKLQTLIDVGLGYVKLGQPSTQLSGGEAQRVKLASELSKRSTGKTLYILDEPTTGLHTDDVNRLISIIQRLVDNGNSVVVIEHNLDVIKCSDYIIDLGPEGGDKGGTVIAEGTPEKIAENNASYTGYYLKKML
- the ftsE gene encoding cell division ATP-binding protein FtsE, whose translation is MIEFKNTTKIYDNNIFALSNINLDIDRGEFVFLVGPSGAGKSTFIKLLYKEVEPTTGRLIVNGQDVTKIPRKQVPYYRRKIGMVFQDFRLIPTLNVYENVAFAMRVVETPYREIKKRVPIVLSMVGLSHKFKCFPHELSGGEQQRAALARAIVNNPAILIADEPTGNLDPDTSGEIVKILNDINHAGTTILMATHDKGIVDSMKKRVIAIEKGIIVRDEQRGKYGYED
- the ftsX gene encoding permease-like cell division protein FtsX, translating into MKISTIKYFSMDSLISLRRNKTLSIASIITVSLTLFLFGIFLITMLNANQLLKNLESKLEVSVFLKDNVAVAEKQKVASTLKNIKGVSGIKYITKTEALEKWKNQLGEENKDLVKGFDKKNPLPESFIVKVDDASIIKEVVNKTKDIKTVEKTVANEDLVNQISKITRGVKWIGVVSLFIMIPICLFLIGNTIKLAVYARKREINIMKYVGATDWFIRWPFIIEGVIIGVIGSLISSGCLYYVYRAVYHKLTGIIMLLNILTPRYFAMNIVWVFILSGIIIGGLGSIISIRKFLEV
- a CDS encoding S41 family peptidase, encoding MGQKDIKDSDKILNNKKSKRGWLLIVVLLLVLTNFVTYIVGTRLPVKGTRRISEKTYDEVSKFQKLFIVKKNLESFYDGTIDEKALVDGAVKGMTESLKDPYTVYMNEKDYKEFSNQTEGNYVGLGIQIGVKDDKVVVIAVFDDSPAKKAGVLPKDIIEKVDGERVIAKEYDKAVNKMKGKKGTYATLTLSREGKGTFDLKVKRDEIILTSSKGEMINDKIGYVQISVFDEHTYDQFSKTVKNLSNSGMKGMILDLRQNPGGWLTQAVDITSQFVPKNKVLVSTEDKYKNKEEYKSKGGNLIGMPLVVLIDGGTASASEVFSGAIRDYKLGTLIGEKTFGKGIVQSVLYQRKLGFGDGTALKVTTSKYYTPKGENIHHKGINPDIEVKYPEELLKKPYDRKNDPQLKKAMEVISEKVK
- a CDS encoding YitT family protein; protein product: MRNKLNDTVKDYIVITLGFIIIAISIKFFLAPNKIANGGITGVAIIINYFIPKLSVGLLMVILNGVLFVLAFSVIDGTFGARTVYASMGLSVLLTILDKFIPPTVAATHDLLLATLFGTVIIGIGMGIVFNRNASTGGTDIFAKMLTKFKNLDIGKALLIVDLIIAVISGFTFSAEIGMYGILSVILMGVIIDFVIEGLNACKSIIVITSKNDEVNKFIIEELNRGCTMIQGKGAYSGQNKEILYTVLDRKQFITLKTYIKEIDPKAFIIVSEAREVLGEGFKNIFE